The genomic interval GTGCAACTTTAAGGTCGCTCCTAATACTCTCGTTTCAGACCTTATCTTTTAATGTAAGTCCACTCGACCATCTCAACATACTCATCTCTACAACCTTAACCTTGTACTCTTGTTGTCTCTTTATTGGCCAACATTCACTTTCATGTAGAATAGTAGGTCTCACTGCTATTCTATAGAACTTCCCTTTGAGCCGACTTGAAAGATGTCTATCACACAAGATACATGTTGATTTTCTCCATTTTTCCTATCCCCCTTGTATGTGATGAGTGATATCCTtatcaatctctccatcttgttgtAGGATAGATCCTAGATATCGTAATCTATCACATCTGGGTACATCTAATCCTCCCAACTGGATGGTACTAGTCTGACCCCTTCCTTGTCTACTAAAATCGCAACGCATATACTTTGTCTTACTACGACTTAATCTGAAACCTTTTGACTCCAAGGTCTCCCTCCATAACTCTTAACTTAGCATTTACTCCTTCTCTGCTCTCATTAATCAGGATCCGTAAACAACATGCACCATGGTATATCTGCATGGATGTGCCGAGTAAATATCTACATCACTAACGTGAAAAGATATGGGCTCAAAACTGAGCATTGATGCACACCTATGGTGATTGGGAAATCTGGCGTGTCTTCACCATTTGTCCTCACACTAGTCCATACTCCCTCATACATATCTTGGTTAAGGGTGATATACTGACTAGAAACACCATGTTTGGCCAAGGCCCACTAAAGAATGTTTCAGGGACTTTATCATATGCCTTTTCAAGATCTATAAAGACCATATACAAATCTTTTTTGTTGGTCCTATGCTTCTCCATCAGGCTTCTCACAAGAAAGATTGCCTCCATAATCGATCTTCGGGCATAAATCCAAACTGATTCTTGGATATTATAGTGGTAGACCTCACTCTATGCTCAATTACTTGCTTCCATAGCTTCATAGTGTGGCAAATGAGTTTGATGCCTCGATAGTTTGTGGAATCTTGAATATCTCCCTTATTCTTGAAGATTGGAACTAACGAGTTTCTCCTCCAAGCATCTGACATCTTACACAAGACCATTATCTTGTTAAATAGTTTTGTCAACCACACAACGCCTATATCCTCAAGACACTTTCACTCCTCAATGGGAATATCATCCGGTTTGCATGATTTTCCATTCTTCATCTTCCTCAATGCTTCTTTTACTTCATCAAAGTGAACCCTTCTTAGATAGCAAATCCTCTCATTTTCTTATTGATGAGGATCCTCAATTTGCTCTTTTTGGACACCATTGAAGTGTTTAGCAAAGTATTTCTTCCATCTTAACTTGCTATCCACATCGGACACCAAAACTTTGTTCTCTTCATCCTTTATGCATCTTATCCCATTAATATCTTTGCCACCCCTCTCTCTTCGTCGAGCTATTTTGTACATGTCCATTTCTCCTGCTTTAGTATCCAACTTCTCATGGAAACCGTCAAAGAAATTGTTCTTCGCTTCTTTGACTGCCCTCTTTGCCTCTTTACTTGCCAATTTATACCTCTAATAAACATTGGCATCTTAGGCTTTAGGTAAGCTCCTAAATAACCTTATTTTTCCCTTAATTTTCTCCTTGGTAGCCTCATCCCACCACCAAGATCCTCTTGGTGCGACTCCTTTGCCCTTCTAGAGTCCTAACATTGACGAAGCAACTCTTTTAATACACCTTTCCAGCCTCCCACATAGAGTTCACATCATCATTTAGTCCCCAAGTGTCTTCTTCCATCATGGACTTCTTGAAGTCTTCTAGTTTGGTTCCTTTGAGACTCCACCAACGGATTTTGGGTCCCCTTCTTTTGCTTCCATTGTCTTACCTTTATACCTAGCATTAACAA from Rutidosis leptorrhynchoides isolate AG116_Rl617_1_P2 unplaced genomic scaffold, CSIRO_AGI_Rlap_v1 contig593, whole genome shotgun sequence carries:
- the LOC139884723 gene encoding uncharacterized protein; translated protein: MEEDTWGLNDDVNSMWEAGKRYKLASKEAKRAVKEAKNNFFDGFHEKLDTKAGEMDMYKIARRRERGGKDINGIRCIKDEENKVLVSDVDSKLRWKKYFAKHFNGVQKEQIEDPHQ